The following nucleotide sequence is from Catonella massiliensis.
TTATATTGAAGATAGCTTGTATTTAACTCTTTCTGACATACATTATTTGTTATCTTCTCTATCACCTCATAGTATGAAAGCTCCAGCCGCTCTGAAAGCCTCTTTGCAAAAGACTTTACTAATTCAGGGTGCCTTAAAGAAGGTACACTTGTTACCCATTGTATGTTATTATTTTTAGCAAATTTTTCAAGTAATGCTACAGAGGCTTCTACAAGGCTGTCATCAAAATAATCATTTTTATATTTACCTTCAGAGACTGATATGCCCCAGCCCGAATCCCCATAATTGCTTAATACCAAGCCTTCTTCACACCTATATTCGTCAGATATCTTATTTACACCATTAACCCTGATTCCATCAGGCCACTTTTTTCTTGCTTCGATAACATTAAAGTCATCCTTAATAAATTTCTGAGCTTCCAATATCAAATCTTTAGATAATTCAGTTTCTATAAGCATATGTCCCTTACAGTTAGAGCATTTCCCGCATTTCTTTGCTGTGATATCGTCTAATTCTTTTGCTATAAATTCCATATAACAGTTATTCTGTCTCAAGAACTCTTCCATCTTCAAAAGCTCATTTTTTCTTATTTCCGTTATTCGTTCACTCTTTTCCAGATTAGGCTTCCATTCTCTTGCAGACTTATAATATTTACCTTTTTCAACATAAATATCTCCATTTACTAACAGGTATTTAACGCAGGCTTCGATTTTACCCCTTTTCATATTTATATGGGTTTCCATCTCCCTGATTTTAATCCCCGGATTATTCTTAACTGTTTCAACAACTGCTGTCATAAGCTTTTCAGTTGGAAATGCAGAGTTAATGAAATAATTATTTATTTCATCATCTTCACCACCACATAGCAATATTGCATAGGCATTGTCAATTCCTCTTCCTGCACGTCCTATCTGCTGATAATATGCCACTATATTACCAGGTTTTTGAAAATGTATAACAAAGCTAATATCCGGTTTATCAAAGCCCATTCCAAAGGCTACTGTTGCTATCATAACCTTTATTTGATTATTCATAAATGATTCTATAATCTCGTGTTTTTTCTCTATATCCAAGGCGGCATAGTAGCTTTCACTTTTTACTCCATTTTTCTTCAACCAATTGTCAAGCAGCTTGCAGTCATTTACAGTAAGACAATATATAACACCTGTTCCCGGGATATCATTAATATTCTGCAGTATCCACACCATCCTTGCTTCTTTTGATGGCAGTTTTACAACCTGTAAAGATAGGGATTCCCTCATAAGACTGCCACGACTTATTTGTAAGCTGTCACCAAGCTGCTCTTTTATATCATTTACCACTCTGTTATTAGCAGTTGCAGTTGTGGCTATAACAGAAATATTAACCGGTAAAATACTAAGAATATCTACAATCCTCCTGTAATCAGGCCTGAAATCATGTCCCCAGTCAGAAATACAATGAGCTTCATCGACAACAAAAAGCATTATTTTCTTTGCCATCTTCTCCAGCATAAACTCTTTAAATTGCTGATTGGACAGTCTTTCAGGCGATATAATTAAAGCATCAACCGAGCCATTTTCTATATCAGACATTATTTGATTCCAATAATCAACATTTTCAGAATTGATTGTTTTAACTCGTACCCCAATCTTTTTAGCAGACTCAATTTGATTGTTCATTAATGCAAGCAAAGGGCTTATAATAAGCGTTATTCCATTTTTCTTTTTCTTTAGTATTTTTGTAGCAAGAAAATATACCAAACTTTTTCCCCATCCGGTTTTCTGTACTACAAGTACTCTTTTTCCATTTACAGCATATTCTATCGCCTCTCTTTGCCCTTCTCTAAATTCTGCTCCTTCACCGTAAGCAGCTTTTAATTCATTAAGTAATTCATCCATACCTTAAACTCCCTTAATTATTTACTTAAAATTCTCCCTCAACAACTTCCCAAAATACCTGCTCATTTTCTCTGCCCCATAGAGATTTAGATGAAGCCCTCCGTCATAGGTATCCTTGGAATAATCAATCCCCACCTCATCTTGTTTATCAAGAAAATTGATGTACTTTAAGTCATTTTCCCCTGCATAATTCCTAATCTGCTCATCCCACTCTTTGTACCAGTAAGGATAAAGAATTGGTGCCTTCATAAGGATGAGCTCTACATTGTTTTCCTTACATAGCTTCACCATCTTGTCAAGATACTCGTAAGATATGTCAGGCAGTCTGTAGTCGGAAAGAGGCTTCCCTACAGGAATCTTATCCACAGGATGTACCCCTTTATTCACAAGGTAGCCGTCCTCAGACACCTTTGGCTTAGTGAAAATGTACTTAAAGTCCTGACTCGTAAGCTCACTCCAGCGTGAGTGGAAACGAAGCAGAGGAAAGACATAGGTGATAAATTTCTCCTCAGGAAGCATAGAAGCCTTGACTGCCTCTACCTTAGAAGCAGACCACCTCATACCGTCAAGAGTCATGCGGTTGTAGCTCTCCTTTTGAGCCCTAGCGTACTTCATAGCAAGCACATTGTAAACTACGGTCTTTGGCTTCTCATACTTAAGCATTTCTTCAAGAAGATAGTAAGACTGCCATATAAGCTGGTTGGCACTTCCCCTTATATAGGACTTGATGCCATATTCCTTCCTCAAAACCTCTGGCGAAAAGCTTTCATAGACTTCGCAGTCTCCTACAAAGAGCAGGTCGTGGTCTTTCTCTACGTCATAATACTCACTGATAAGCGCACCTTCAGGATTGTCCTCCACATACTTAGGCATAAGCAGTCTCTGAACGAAAAAAAGAATGGCAAGGGTGATGCAAATGGTAGAAATTATATATATTTTCCTCTTCATTCCTCCTCCTAAAACCTGTTGTATATGAACTGTGAGCTGTCATAGCCTATACCATAGACTCCAAAAATCAGAATCGTTACAAAAAGCAGGGCAAGCACAGGGTACCAGATAATCTCATCTTTAGCTAATATCCTGTCTCTTATGTCAGTAGTTCTTGAGGCAAGACTTACCACAAATAAAATAACTACTCCCACAGCTAAAACGAGGTAATCAGCTGTAGTTATTCCAAGGTCGGTAACTACCGCCTTTCCCCAGTTATTTACCCAAAATATACTAAAAAATGCCTTAAAAGTCACTCCTACATCGCCGTAGCAATCAAGCATTCTGATACTGCTCATTATAAATACGGTGCGGATGGCTGAAAATGCATCGTAAGCTCTAAAAGGTAGCTGCTTTATCGGAATAAGTTTGTGAAAAGCCGCAAAGACAGGCTTAAGCTCGTCAGATATCAGTATGCAAAGTCCATTTAGGAGCCCCCATACTACAAAGTTCCAGCCTGCTCCATGCCAAAGTCCTGTGAGGAACCAGACCATAAGTGCTGAAATGTAGACAGGCACACGCTTTCCTATGCTTTTCCCAAGGTGCTTTCTGGAGAACTTTGACAGCTTCAGCATAAAAGTCGATACGGAAAGTGGATAGAATACATAGTCCCTAAACCAAGCCCCCATGGTTATGTGCCAACGGCGCCAGTATTCCTTAACATTTTTTGAAAAATACGGTCTGATGAAGTTCTCCTCCACCTTGATTCCAAGCATTTCCGCTATGGCTATGGTGATGTCTATTCCGCCTGAAAAGTCTGCATATATCTGCAGTGCATAAAACATGATTCCCATAAGGGCGAAGACTCCGTTATAGGTCTCAGAGTCAGAAACAATGGTAAGAACTGCAGGTAAGATGCGGTCTGCGATTACCATTTTCTTAAAATAACCCCATAACAGCCTGTAAAGCCCTCTGATAAAGTCTTTGTGATTGTAGCTATGCCTTGTAAAAAGTGACTCAGAGATATGGTCAAACCTGCTTATAGGGCCTTGGATTAGTTGCGGGAAAAATGATATGTAAAGGGCGAACTTAAAGAAATTTTTCTCAGCCCTGTATTTCTTGCGGTATACATCCACAAGATAGCCGATGCTCTTAAAGGTGTAGAAAGAAATTCCCATAGGTAAAATGAGGTTAAGAAACTTAAATCCTCCACCGCCTGTAAGTGCATTTGATACTATGTTAATATTGGCAATGACAAAGTCAGCATATTTTACCACTATGAGGGTTCCAAGGCTGAAAATAAGACCGAAGTAGAGCCATTTTTCCCCCTTACCTGAGGCAGTGAATCGGTGCTTTTCCTCCGCTTTTACCTCTGAATTTCTTTTAGATATATTCACATAGATATCGTCTATTTTAAGGCTCGCAAACCAGACTCCGGCAGTAACCAGAGCCATATATATGAGATAGACTTTGCCGGCATAGAAGTAAAATGAAAGGCCTGCAAAGAGCAAAAACTGCCACTGAAACCGCTTAAATACAGTATAATAGCAGATAATGAAAGCTATTAAAAAGGCTATAAATCCATAAGATACGAATAGCATCTCTACTCCAATTCCACTAAAAGTGTAATAATCGCTTCAAGTGAGTTAAAGTTGTCGGGTGTAATCTCATTGGCAGGCACCTTTATATCGAATTCTTCAGCGATTTCCGATATGAGAGTCACTATGTCAAATGAGTCAAATATCCCGCTATCTATGAGGCTTTTCTCCTTTTCATAATCAACCTCCGGGTGGATGTCCTGCAAAATGTCAAGTAATTCAGTCTTATTCATAAAGGCTCTCCTTAAATAACCTGTGATATGGGATTGCTATAGCTTCCCCATTTACTTTTAAAATATAACTATAACACTTTAGCGAATATTTTTAAATGAGTTTTGATAAAGCCTTCCTGTCTATCTTACCACCTGCCATAAGCGGAAGCTTATCAAGCTTAACCACCTTGCCAGGAACCATATAGGAGGCAAGTCTATTTCTAAAATTTTCCTTTACCTTGGCTTCTTCTATTCTACCCTCGTAGAAAAATGTTATAACCTCCTTTTCAGGGTTATAAATACAGCATCCTCTGTCAACTCCCTCAAATGCACCTCCACAGGCTTCTATCTCTTCAAGTTCAATCCTATAGCCTCTGTGCTTTATCTGATTGTCCCCTCTTCCTGCAAAATAAAGCTCTCCATCCTCTCCAAAGTAGCCTATGTCGCCTGTCTTGTAAAGGAGTATAGACCTACCATCTGTTAATTGGTAGTTCACAAATTTCTCCTTTGTCCTCTCCTCATCTTTGTAGTAGCCTGAAGAAAGCCCTGTTCCACCTATGCAGATTTTGCCTTTATGCCTTAAATTCTCCATTTCAGCAGACTGTTTTACTATGTGGCTGTATTCTTTATCGATGAGAAAAGTCTCAACATTAGGAAGCCGTTTTCCTATTGATAAATCTATTTTGCTATGCCCAAAAATCTCCGTATCATCAGGTTTTGCTATATGGCTGTCTTCTTCATCCTTAGAAAAAATTCCCGCACCAGGATGCGGATTTGCTATAGGGTTACCTTCCTCATCCATTAGAAAAATCTCCGTATCGGGAAGCGGTTTCCCGATAGGTATACCGTTTTCCAGTTTCTCCACATCATAAACCACATAATAACTGCTCATACCTGTACACTCAGTTGCACCGTACAGATTGATAAATCTTGCCCCAGGGCAGGCTTTCATCCACTGTTTCAAATGGCCAATCAGCAATACTTCGCCGCCAAAGGCAACAACCTTTAGGTACTCAGGCTTTGCTATGTCAAAGGCTGATAGCTTGGTAAATATGGTAAAGGCAGAGGATACAAAGCAGATAGTGTTTATCTTATGTTCATTAAGGTATTCTATGAGCATAACCGGAGACATAAATAGCTTCTTAGGAATAAAATATGTAGTCGCCCCGTATTTTAGCGTGGTATAGACATCCTTTAGGCTTGCATCAAGATAGAGCGGCGCCTGATTGCCAAATACAGTATCCTCATCACACTCTAAGACTTTGCCAAGCCCCTCTATATAGTCAATCACATTCCTATGGCTTGCCACCACTCCCTTTGGCACCCCTGTAGAACCTGAGGTAAATACCAGGTAAATAGTGTCTATCTCTTTTGCCTTATGGCTTATATCTAGCAATAACATGGCATTAGTTTGCCTGCTTAGAGCTTCCTCAAAGCTACAAATATCTCCACTAAATCCAAGGTTTTTAGCCTTTTCCCTAGTATGTTCGTCAACTATCATAAGCTTTGCTTTAGTTATATCTATGATGGCATCAAGCCTTGTCTCAGGCATATCAAGGTCTAGCGCCACATAAAAATTCCCCGAGCGGACTACTCCCAAAAGGGCAGAAACCTCCTCAGGGGACTTCTCCATAAAGACAAGTATAGGCTCGTTATAGATATTTTTATCAGCTATGAAACTTCCTATAGCTTCGGTTTTCGATTTAAGCTCCAAAAAGGTCAAGGCGGAAGCTTCACCTATAAAGGATGGCTTGTCGGGGTAGCTTGTGGCAGTTTCATCAAGGTAAGTGAGTATATTAGTTGGTTTCATAATGTTTATTCTTTTCTAAGATTGTGGGGAGGGGCAGTTTCCCTTAAAATAAGTTCTTCGACCAGGTAGGCATCGCTCATACAATGCATATCTGAGATTCCTTGGCTCATAAGTGTGTAAACTATAGAGTGATAAAAATAATCTAAGGCTTCTTCAACTGTTTTATTACGCTCTTTTGCATAGGCTACTACAATTCTTGCGTATTTTTTCTGTAAAAGGATTGGGTGTGCTAGCATATTATTTCACTCCTTTCAAAATGGAGATATTTGAGCGATTCTTCCGAACGAAAACAAATCTGCAAGTTCGGTTTCTCATAACGCAGACGATTAATAGCCTCTTTTTTCTCAATAAGTCCATCAAAAAACAATTCAATGGTATTGAATACTTTATCATTGGCTACACCACCAATAACGATATCATAATCAGACTTATCTTTACTAAGTCTGCAGTTTACTACAAAATCCAGCCATTCTTCCGAATATGAATCAAATTTCAAGGTCTTTAAGCTCTCAAAAGCCTCTTCGCTAAATTCATATACCGACACAATTCCTTCCTTACCTTCACTTCTTACCTTTTTACACCAATTCTCAGCTTGTTCGAGAATTGGCGTGGTATAAAAGCCCTTTCCGAAGTCAACATTCAGCCTCGAATGCTCTAAGTCCGGCTTAGATACCTCAAGATATGAGCCATGATATAAAATCATAATTCTACCCCTTTTCTCTTCATAAGCTCTATTATGTCATTTACAATATACTCCTTCCCCTGTGTGTGGAGCACATCATAACAAGCAAAGATGTATTCGTGTAAAATCCCTGAATTCTTTAATGCATCATAAGTCATGACAGCATCCTTATTAAGCACAGCTGCAACATTTTCTATACAAAATATGGCAAATTCTACTTCATTAAGACCATAGTCGGTGTTGGTGTTTTGCATATGGTTACCTCTTTTCTAAGGCTATTGTATAAGGGAAGGGGGTGGGTTGTCAATTGCGTAGATTGAAAAAGGACTGTGGCTGAGATTTCAGCTACAGTCCTATAATAGCATCTTTAGAATCAGTAGTTTGCAGAGCGCCAATTATTTACTCTCACCTACATCTTCTTTAGTCAAATCAATTATTTCCATATTGTCTAAATCAATCCCTGTCACATCTTTCAAGTCCTTAAACTCTCTATATCCTTTCGTAGTTAAAGTAAAACGTTTCTTTACTCCTTTTTCTTTTTTATGGTTTTTAGTAATTTTATCAATCCATTTTAGAAGTCTCAACTTTATCCTCCTATTTTTTTATGTTCCAAAACTCATCAGAAGCCACTACATAAAGCAAAGTCCTCGCCCTTGTCCCTGCGATATAAATGAACCTAGAATAATTCTCAGGTTTAATAGTTTCAATATCTACCAAGATTACAATTTTCGAATCTAGACCTTTGAAGCCTTGAATAGTTGAAAAGTACGGGATATTTTTATCAATTTCCGGTTTTCCCAATTCATTTACTTCTATTTCCATTTCTGACAAAATAGAGTTTTTATACCTGTGAGGTGCGAGAAAGACAACATCTCTTAAACTTACATTTTCTTTTTTAAATTCTTCAAGTATATCATCAATCTTTTTTTTGCATTCTTCAACGGTCTTATAACTAAGTTTTATAACTTCCTCACCATTCTCCCTAATGAATTCATCCAACTTAATTCCACTTAGCAAAGAACTATATGTCCCTATTTGAATTGTATTTCTACAATTAATCCTAAGCTTAAAATGAGCTGAGTGAAAGCCATTAATTATCTCCATTCCAGCATCATATTCTGGATTGTAAATGTTTTGGTCTGAATCGTAAAATATAGCCCAGTATCCTTTATCAAAGCCTCCCTTCAAAACAGTATCTAAAGGATATAAATAGGATGGTTTTAGAATATCCTGTCCTTCATCCATTACAAGCACATCATAATTAAGCTGATCAATCTCAGAATCAGAAAGTACTGATAAATAATCCAAAACTTCTTCAGGCAACTCTTCCGAAAAATACTTATTGGGATTAGCGTTTAATTTTTCATTATCCACTTGTACATATTCGCCAAAAAGAGCATGAATGTTTATCACCTTAAGATTTTCAATTCCTCCAATCTGAGCGTTTACATTATTGGAAAGGTTCTTGTTAAATGTCAAATATAGTACTTTTTTGCCTTCTTCAGCTCTTTTCTTCGCATAATCTGTCGCCAAAAGAGTCTTTCCAGTTCCAGCCTTCCCCTCTATCATAAGATGTGCATTCATAGATAATGCTTGCACAAGCTGTGTCTGCTCATATGTCAATCTTACAAGTTTTCTCTCCACATCATTTAATCTGTCTGAGAGCATAGGAACAAATACAAAATCTCCTCTAAGAAAATTAACAATATTCTTGATATCTTGTATCGAAAGTTTGGCCTTGTCTTTATACTTTATCTTTTCCCAATATCCGAAAATATTTTTGATATACTCGGTAATATCTGAGGTTGATTTGTCAAAAGTTATTTCTGGAATACATTCCTGACCGTTATACTCAAATCTAATGTCAGGAAATACAACGCCGCAGGCCATTGCGATATTACTAAGTCTATTGCTATTATGGAATTTGTCCTTTAATATCTTGTCAAGACTATACATATTCCCCACAACTTGTGCAAATGGTCCTTCATGCTTTGTTCTTTCTATTCCATACCTATCTATAAAATACCAGTTCCCATCTCTACACTCTACTCTGCCACCCTTTATTTCAAGGCAGGCTACTCCATATTCACAAACAATGACAAAATCGATCTCTCCGTAAGCTTTGTGATTGTGCTTTGGAAGCCCCAGCGAGTGTAATATATAAGCATATTTCAAGTCTAGCTCTTGCAATACATTATACATCTTTTTTTCTGCATTGCTTTTTATTTCTTCACCCAAGTAGGGTGGGATAAATGTAGGCATATGTAGAACCTCTCCTTATATTTATGCTCCTTCATAATAATGATCGATTCAAATAACTTGTAGATATAAGAAATTAGTTTTCTTAGTCATCATCATTTATCATTCTATTATTTTTTTTATAGCTCTCTTTAGTATACATTCATCGTTTATTTTAGAATTGCAATTCCTAGAACAATCATAATTATCACCGCCAGCATAATTACTATATGATTCCGTATGCTGGCTGTCTTTTTTTTTCCGAAAGAAATTATCCTTCCCGATTGTCCAGTAATGTCTATTATTTGTCTACCACTATTCTGTGCAACACATAGTTTAGACCTCAAAAGACTAATATCCGGATTTTGAGTTGATAATATAACAAAAAAAGCATCTTCATTTTCAACTCGCCTAAGCATTTGCATATTACATTCACATATTTTTTCATAGCCTACTGAAAGAAGTTCCATTATTTTATCTGTCTTAATGCTGTAACCAAATTCTTTATTGTTTGAAATAACCATACTATTCAAGACAATTTCAGCAAGCCTATTGTCCTCATCACTACCCTTCATAAAAGAGCAAAACTGATTCCACTCATCTGTTACAATTGCAATATTCATATAATAATTGCAATTATCCTTCTTACAAACCAATTTCCTCTTTAGCAAAAAATATTCATTATTTGAATTGAGATTATTTATTTTACCAAATGCACTTCTTAATATTCCAGTTTCAAAGCAACCTCTAATAAATGTATCTATATTCTTGTCTGATAACTCCTGAACTACAGGAATTTGTTCCTGTAGTTCTATTTTACCTAGATTAAATCCTATTGGTGAACCATCATATGAGCAGTAATAGTATAAAGTAATCATAATACTTAATCACCTCCATCTTAAAACTTCAATGTATTTTGTATAATATGGTATCCATCGTCTTCTTTTTTAAGTCTTTTTAAAACACATTTTTTTTGTTCATCATAATCACTAGCAGATGCAAAATTTAAAAATTTCTCTGAAATGAAAATCCCCACTTTATCGAGGAATGTTCCTTGAGAAAAATCCTTATTTTTTTTCTGCTCAGCCATTTTAAATAAATAAGCCAACAAGTATACCACTGGTTGCTCACAATATTTAGGTGATGGTTTTTTTACATTTATATCAGAGAAAATATATACCGCTTCCTCTGGTGTCTTATAATTATTAATTTTGATTTCTCTTGTCTGCTTATCTCTTCCAAAATGGCTAAATATCACACTCCCCAATGTAAATATAGGTGTTACAGCAACCTCATATTTCTTTTTATTTCGGTTAAAATAATTTATTAAATTTGCATAAGCTTCCTCTGTCCTTTTTCTAACCTGATCCATTTTCCCATCATTTAAATATCTTTCACATTTTAGAGGTACAAACAATATTAGCTTTTCACCTTCTTCACCATCATCTAATGCCGTTTTTAACATTTCTGTTGTTTGGTAGCAAAAATTACGATATTCATTATATTGTCCATCTTCTTCCATTAGATGCGGGGTATCTATAACCACAACAATCACTTGAGTTTCTGTCATCAGATTCCTAAGTTCTTCGTGATGAACTTTATCAGTCAACCATTCTCCAGGATAATCGATGAACTCCACCTGAATCTTTCCCTTTTTACCAGCTATTCTTATAGAATAAGTGTACTTCATCATATCATCCGTAGGATTGCTATCTGGTATTATATTTCTACTTTTATCACCCAAAAAATAGTCATTAATTTCATTAATTTTTGCAGTTAAAATTTCCAATGTATCAAAATCATCAATTGCAATGGTTAAATTTGTATCTGCAAACTGCGTTTCAAAATTATCCTTCATCGCTGCCAAAACACTGGTTTTACCACATCGACGACCACCTACCATCATAACTTGTACTTTCAAAGCTTCAACACTACCCATTTTATACCTCCTTGCTCATAAAGCAAAACTGTTTTTTATTATCATACTTGCGAATTTCATTAATTAATTCGTCCCAATATTGACTAACAGATTTCTTTGCTTGATATTCACCATATTTATCCTTCCAAATAAAAGATATATTATCTTCATAAAAGTACTCCCATGCTCTTTCAACTGTAAAATCACCTTTGCTTGCATACACTATCCTATCATAAAAATCCTTAACAACTGCCCATAAAGCAGTGTTTGGATAATTATAAAGTGTTTTAAAATCCTCTTTAATATTTTTGTATACAGTTTCAAGGTTATGCTCTAACCATGAAACTATATCAGATGCTATTATATCCTTTTCAGCAAGACTTCCTCTTATTTCAGGAGGCTGTTCCGATAAACTAATATCTATAGTGTCTAAATTCCCACGTACCCTATAAATCAAAAAGCTCTCCATTCGTAAATCAAATTTTAAAAGCTGCTCTAAAGCCTCACTAATAAGTTCATATTTATTCTCACTATTAAACTTGCTTATCAATTCTTGTAACCATTCATCAACGTTTTCAACAGATTCTGTAATTATATACTTTAACCCACCTTCATTCTCATCTGCTAGACAATGAATTATATTATTTTTCATTTGAACAACTAACTCATGCAAAACTACATTTAATTCTAAAAAGTCATTAATTATGTTAAGTCTAATCCTATCAGTTAATCTTTCATATGCATTATGCTGATTAATGGTTCCATTATTAAGATAATCTAGTATTTCTTCCTTTTCAGGAATATTCTTGAATATATTTAGCAACTTTTGTTCCGCAGCTTTTTTCAAAACTTCACAAGCATTTTTCCTTAATTTGCCGTAAGGCTCAGAAAGATATAGATTTCTTATACTATTGGTCATTCTGTTGTAAGTCTTATTAATTTCACTTCTAAATTCTCTTTTAGTATCTAGATCAATCGTTGCTAGAACTGCCTTGCCAACTTTGTCTGCAATGTTATGATACTCTTGATATAAGACTTTTATTTGATCAGCAGCCTCATTAATCATCAGCTCATCAGTGATTGGCAGTCCGGTAGAAAGTCTATTCAATATTGGGATTAGCATATTTTCTTCAACATCTTTCCTATCAAAACAATCAATTATCATGCAGTCTGCGGTTATATCGTCTTCAGTAATACCCTTAATTCTTTTTTGTATTTCTGCAAGTCCATCAACATTCTTTCCAACACCACTACTAACCTTATTTAAAATCCAAAACAACAACTGTTTAGTATAATCTGCAGTCATTTTATCCGATATTGACTGTACTATATCTATATCATCTTGTTCTAATTTTTGTCCTTTAGAGTCTGGTCGTGTCATTAAAATAATTGCATCGCTATCTTTTCCAACAGTCTCTAGCATTCGTTCACGTATATCAATAGCAGTATCACCTAAGCCAATAGTATCTACAAGCATTATTTTCCCAGATTGTTCACAAGGAAACTTACACATTATATT
It contains:
- a CDS encoding nuclease-related domain-containing DEAD/DEAH box helicase; the protein is MPTFIPPYLGEEIKSNAEKKMYNVLQELDLKYAYILHSLGLPKHNHKAYGEIDFVIVCEYGVACLEIKGGRVECRDGNWYFIDRYGIERTKHEGPFAQVVGNMYSLDKILKDKFHNSNRLSNIAMACGVVFPDIRFEYNGQECIPEITFDKSTSDITEYIKNIFGYWEKIKYKDKAKLSIQDIKNIVNFLRGDFVFVPMLSDRLNDVERKLVRLTYEQTQLVQALSMNAHLMIEGKAGTGKTLLATDYAKKRAEEGKKVLYLTFNKNLSNNVNAQIGGIENLKVINIHALFGEYVQVDNEKLNANPNKYFSEELPEEVLDYLSVLSDSEIDQLNYDVLVMDEGQDILKPSYLYPLDTVLKGGFDKGYWAIFYDSDQNIYNPEYDAGMEIINGFHSAHFKLRINCRNTIQIGTYSSLLSGIKLDEFIRENGEEVIKLSYKTVEECKKKIDDILEEFKKENVSLRDVVFLAPHRYKNSILSEMEIEVNELGKPEIDKNIPYFSTIQGFKGLDSKIVILVDIETIKPENYSRFIYIAGTRARTLLYVVASDEFWNIKK
- a CDS encoding TRAFAC clade GTPase domain-containing protein; translation: MGSVEALKVQVMMVGGRRCGKTSVLAAMKDNFETQFADTNLTIAIDDFDTLEILTAKINEINDYFLGDKSRNIIPDSNPTDDMMKYTYSIRIAGKKGKIQVEFIDYPGEWLTDKVHHEELRNLMTETQVIVVVIDTPHLMEEDGQYNEYRNFCYQTTEMLKTALDDGEEGEKLILFVPLKCERYLNDGKMDQVRKRTEEAYANLINYFNRNKKKYEVAVTPIFTLGSVIFSHFGRDKQTREIKINNYKTPEEAVYIFSDINVKKPSPKYCEQPVVYLLAYLFKMAEQKKNKDFSQGTFLDKVGIFISEKFLNFASASDYDEQKKCVLKRLKKEDDGYHIIQNTLKF